One window of the Bacteroidales bacterium genome contains the following:
- a CDS encoding S9 family peptidase, with product MNQKILVGVAMTLLLFSCGKKEQPTESVIGPKKLKIENGILTPEVLWSFGRLGETAVSPNGNLVAYTVSWYSIEENKSNSDIYIMNSDGSNKKQLTVTSAHEFNPVWVSDSQIAYLSTEGETAQIWTIDVDGNNKKKISSFESDINGFQISPKGDKILFISEVKIDKNTADVYPDLSKASGMIITDLMYRHWDTWEDGLYSHVFVADFTDGMVKNTKDIMVEEPYDSPQKPFGGMEEISWTPDGKQIAYTCKKLKGKAYAFSTNSDIYLYNLENGNVKNLTEGMPGYDKCPVFSPDGNKMIWLSMERAGFEADKDRLFVMDIPTGQKTYLTPNFDYSVSNIQWMPDGKTIYMIAGVEATFQIYRMDLTTNELKPITQGNHDYHSAVIAGNKLIGDKVNITKPAEIYSINPSTGKEEELSFINKDILDQLTMPNVEKRWVKSTDGKMVHSWIILPPNFDKTKKYPTLLFCEGGPQSPVSQFWSYRWNFSIMASNGYIVVAPSRRGTLTFGQAWTDQVSKDHGGQEMKDLLSSIDEISKDPWVDKDHLGAVGASYGGQTVFWLAGNHHKRFKALIAHCGVFNSEMEYLTTEEMFFDDWEIGGAPWESDNNVAMHSYAQSAHKFVKNWDTPILIIHGGKDFRIPYTQGMAAFNSAQILGVPSKFLFFPDENHWVLKPQNGILWQREFFGWLDKWLKVK from the coding sequence ATGAACCAAAAAATTCTTGTTGGTGTAGCTATGACTCTCCTATTGTTCTCCTGCGGCAAAAAGGAGCAACCTACAGAATCGGTCATTGGTCCTAAAAAGCTAAAGATTGAAAATGGAATCTTAACCCCCGAAGTCCTCTGGTCGTTTGGTAGATTAGGCGAAACCGCAGTATCACCTAATGGAAACCTCGTTGCATACACCGTAAGTTGGTACTCAATTGAGGAGAACAAAAGTAATTCAGATATTTATATTATGAATTCCGATGGTAGTAATAAAAAACAGCTAACCGTTACAAGCGCTCATGAGTTTAACCCAGTTTGGGTTAGCGATAGCCAAATTGCATATCTATCAACAGAAGGTGAAACAGCCCAAATCTGGACAATTGACGTTGACGGAAACAACAAGAAAAAAATATCATCATTTGAATCCGATATTAATGGTTTTCAAATATCCCCAAAAGGCGATAAAATCCTATTCATTAGTGAGGTTAAAATTGATAAAAACACTGCCGATGTATACCCCGATCTTTCAAAAGCAAGTGGAATGATTATTACCGATTTGATGTACAGGCATTGGGATACATGGGAGGATGGACTTTACAGCCACGTTTTTGTTGCCGATTTTACCGATGGTATGGTTAAAAACACCAAGGATATAATGGTAGAAGAACCTTATGATAGCCCTCAAAAACCTTTCGGTGGAATGGAGGAAATATCATGGACTCCCGATGGAAAACAGATTGCCTACACCTGCAAAAAACTCAAAGGGAAAGCATACGCTTTTAGCACCAACTCCGATATCTACCTATATAATTTAGAGAATGGCAATGTAAAAAACCTTACCGAGGGTATGCCTGGGTACGACAAATGCCCCGTGTTCTCCCCCGATGGCAATAAAATGATATGGCTATCGATGGAGCGTGCGGGCTTTGAGGCAGATAAAGATCGTCTTTTCGTAATGGACATTCCAACAGGTCAAAAGACATATTTAACTCCAAACTTTGACTACTCCGTATCAAACATACAATGGATGCCTGATGGAAAGACTATTTATATGATTGCTGGTGTTGAAGCAACATTTCAGATTTATAGGATGGATTTAACCACTAATGAGTTAAAACCTATTACCCAAGGAAATCATGATTACCATTCAGCTGTAATTGCAGGTAATAAGCTGATTGGCGATAAAGTTAATATTACCAAACCTGCTGAAATTTATTCTATCAACCCATCAACTGGTAAGGAGGAAGAATTATCTTTTATCAATAAGGATATTCTCGATCAACTCACTATGCCTAATGTTGAGAAACGATGGGTAAAATCTACCGATGGTAAAATGGTACATAGTTGGATTATTCTACCTCCAAATTTTGATAAAACAAAAAAATATCCGACCCTACTCTTCTGCGAAGGCGGACCTCAAAGCCCCGTGAGCCAATTCTGGAGTTATCGTTGGAATTTCTCAATAATGGCGTCGAACGGATACATTGTTGTTGCTCCAAGTAGAAGAGGAACCTTAACTTTTGGACAAGCATGGACTGATCAAGTTAGTAAAGATCATGGTGGACAGGAGATGAAAGATCTTCTTTCATCAATAGACGAGATAAGTAAAGATCCATGGGTAGATAAAGATCATTTAGGCGCAGTTGGTGCTAGTTATGGAGGACAAACCGTATTCTGGTTAGCGGGAAATCATCATAAACGCTTCAAAGCACTTATCGCTCATTGTGGTGTTTTTAACTCCGAAATGGAATATTTAACTACAGAGGAGATGTTCTTTGATGATTGGGAAATTGGCGGAGCGCCATGGGAAAGTGACAATAATGTTGCAATGCATAGCTACGCTCAAAGCGCACATAAGTTTGTGAAGAATTGGGATACACCAATCCTTATTATACATGGAGGTAAAGACTTCCGTATTCCGTACACACAGGGTATGGCAGCATTTAATTCGGCTCAGATATTAGGAGTTCCAAGCAAATTTTTATTTTTTCCAGATGAAAACCATTGGGTACTTAAACCTCAGAATGGAATTCTTTGGCAAAGAGAGTTCTTTGGTTGGCTCGATAAATGGCTAAAAGTTAAGTAG
- a CDS encoding M28 family peptidase codes for MRYILIAFVLIFCSCVNKHELAISSINNQDLAKDLLILSDDSLQGRAPLTIGETRTVGYLQKRMKEIGLEPAFGDSYTQEVPLVQLTSHVPDNFIIHTPKGQISLKSGDDYTARCPILKEEIDIKSSEIIFAGFGVNAPEKGWNDFEGIDVKGKTIVVLVNDPDFYTGDTTLFNGKAMTYQGRWRYKFEEAERQGAIACLIVHETAAAGYPWSVTNLQTNKAELDVDDQHLEEPNCLLTGWITKDAAIRLFSSCNMDYETMKMKALTKGFHPISMNAKYDINIENKWVKAASKNVAGVIKGIERPDEVIVYCAHWDHLGIGNPVNGDSIYNGASDNAAAISWMLSIAKAFKIEGGSKRSVLFFSPTAEEAGLLGSTYFVNHSPFLTSKMVACINTDVILFLGKFKDVTVTGLGHSELDKYIEEEARKQGRYVCADPNPENGMFFRSDQLPFLKAGVPAIFAKGYSNQVNLGKSKTQEKIDEYWKTIYHKQCDVYNPKTQSLDGLCEDAKLFYSIGNRLANENYFPKWYKQSEFYIQR; via the coding sequence ATGAGATATATATTAATAGCATTTGTTCTAATATTCTGTTCTTGTGTAAACAAGCATGAATTGGCAATATCATCGATAAATAATCAGGATTTAGCAAAGGATCTTTTGATATTATCGGATGATAGCCTTCAAGGAAGAGCTCCACTTACAATAGGTGAAACAAGAACTGTTGGTTATCTCCAAAAAAGAATGAAGGAGATTGGACTTGAACCGGCATTTGGTGATAGTTACACACAAGAAGTGCCTTTGGTTCAGCTAACCAGCCATGTTCCTGATAACTTTATTATTCACACACCTAAAGGTCAAATCTCTTTAAAATCAGGTGATGACTATACCGCCAGATGTCCCATTTTGAAGGAAGAAATAGATATCAAATCATCCGAGATAATTTTTGCAGGTTTTGGAGTAAATGCACCTGAAAAAGGTTGGAACGATTTTGAAGGTATTGATGTTAAGGGTAAAACAATTGTTGTCCTAGTTAACGATCCCGATTTTTACACTGGCGATACAACTTTGTTCAATGGTAAAGCCATGACCTATCAGGGGAGATGGCGCTATAAGTTTGAAGAAGCTGAGCGACAAGGTGCTATTGCCTGTCTAATTGTTCATGAAACTGCGGCAGCTGGCTACCCTTGGAGTGTTACAAATTTGCAAACAAATAAGGCAGAATTAGATGTTGATGATCAACATCTTGAAGAACCTAATTGCTTATTAACAGGCTGGATTACAAAAGATGCTGCTATTAGGTTATTCAGTTCATGCAATATGGATTACGAAACAATGAAAATGAAGGCCTTAACAAAAGGATTTCATCCAATTAGCATGAATGCCAAGTATGATATTAATATCGAGAACAAATGGGTGAAGGCGGCTTCAAAAAATGTTGCAGGTGTAATAAAAGGAATCGAAAGACCCGATGAGGTTATAGTTTATTGTGCCCATTGGGATCATTTAGGAATTGGGAATCCAGTAAATGGTGATTCAATATACAATGGAGCCTCAGATAATGCTGCCGCTATAAGCTGGATGCTTTCTATTGCCAAAGCATTTAAAATTGAAGGAGGATCTAAGCGTTCCGTTTTGTTTTTCTCGCCAACGGCGGAAGAAGCGGGTTTGCTTGGTTCAACTTATTTTGTTAACCATTCTCCGTTTTTAACATCTAAAATGGTAGCATGCATAAATACCGATGTAATACTATTCCTTGGTAAGTTTAAAGATGTTACTGTAACAGGCTTGGGTCACTCAGAATTAGATAAGTATATTGAAGAGGAGGCACGTAAGCAAGGTCGTTATGTTTGCGCTGATCCAAACCCTGAGAATGGAATGTTTTTCCGATCGGATCAATTACCTTTTTTAAAAGCAGGAGTACCTGCGATATTTGCCAAGGGGTATAGCAACCAGGTTAATTTAGGAAAATCAAAAACTCAAGAAAAAATCGATGAGTACTGGAAAACTATTTACCATAAACAGTGTGATGTTTATAATCCCAAAACCCAATCCCTTGATGGGTTGTGCGAGGATGCAAAACTGTTTTATAGTATAGGTAATCGATTAGCAAATGAGAATTACTTTCCAAAATGGTATAAGCAATCCGAATTCTATATTCAACGGTAA
- a CDS encoding S9 family peptidase: MKRKVKFINLIAMALLVAATSCTPEKKEQAKEPLKIDVSLTQSEISKGILTPEIMWKFGRVDNPNLSPDGKMLAFTTTYYNLQENKGITHLYVVSTDGGEPKKLTNSVGSESNPQWASDGQIIRFLSTESGSSQLWEVKTDGTGLRQISNVEGDIDGFCISPDGTKILYSKAVKLEKLSLDIHPDMDKANVRIIDNLMYRHFDYWEDGDYSHIFVADLKGGVISNPKDINEGEKWDTPMATDFEINEVQWSPDGEKIVYCSKKLYGKDYAVSTNSDIYVYDLESGKTEDITSENIGYDRNPSYSPDGQCIAWCSMETPGNEADQKRLFILDVKTGQKTYLTQGFDQNVDQYVWGENNQSIYFSSGIKGTKQLYKINVGTKEITQITKGVHDYTLCQKQKGVLIGQKMSMSRAPEFFKIDETTGTETQITFTNKNIYDNIKMGEVQERWIKTTDGKDMLAWVIFPPNFDKTKKYPTLLYCQGGPQSTVSQFWSFRWNLQIMAANGYVIVAPNRRGVPSFGQAWNLQISGDYSGQNIKDYLSAIDDVRKEPWVNNDKLGCVGASYGGYSAFYLAGHHQKRFKTFIAHCGMYNLESFYGATEETFFPNNDLGGPFWDKNNKIAQKSFENSPHKFIQNWDTPIMIITGERDYRIPYTESLQAFNAAQLRGIPSKLLVFPNETHFVTKPQNAVVWQREFFGWLDKWLK; this comes from the coding sequence ATGAAAAGGAAAGTTAAATTCATCAACCTAATTGCTATGGCTTTATTAGTGGCAGCCACCTCTTGCACACCCGAAAAAAAGGAGCAAGCAAAGGAACCTCTCAAAATTGATGTTTCGCTAACACAGAGCGAAATATCAAAGGGTATCTTAACACCTGAAATTATGTGGAAATTTGGTAGGGTTGATAACCCAAACCTATCTCCAGATGGGAAAATGTTAGCGTTTACAACCACTTACTATAATTTGCAGGAAAACAAAGGGATAACTCATCTTTATGTAGTATCAACTGACGGAGGAGAGCCCAAGAAGTTAACAAACAGTGTTGGTTCAGAATCAAACCCACAGTGGGCTTCGGATGGGCAGATTATCAGATTTCTTTCGACCGAAAGTGGTAGTTCTCAGCTATGGGAAGTAAAAACTGATGGAACTGGTCTACGTCAAATTAGCAATGTAGAAGGCGATATCGATGGATTTTGTATTTCACCCGATGGTACCAAAATCCTATACTCTAAAGCAGTTAAGTTGGAGAAACTCAGCCTTGATATTCATCCTGATATGGACAAGGCAAACGTTAGGATTATTGATAATTTAATGTATCGACATTTTGATTATTGGGAAGATGGCGACTATAGCCATATTTTCGTTGCCGATTTAAAGGGTGGAGTTATTTCTAATCCAAAAGATATTAATGAAGGCGAAAAATGGGATACCCCAATGGCAACCGATTTTGAGATCAACGAGGTTCAGTGGAGTCCTGATGGTGAAAAGATCGTTTATTGTTCAAAAAAACTCTACGGAAAAGATTATGCCGTTAGCACAAATTCAGATATCTACGTCTACGATTTGGAAAGTGGAAAAACTGAAGATATAACTAGCGAAAATATTGGCTATGATAGAAATCCTTCCTACTCGCCAGATGGGCAGTGTATTGCTTGGTGCAGCATGGAAACTCCGGGGAATGAGGCTGATCAAAAGAGATTATTTATTCTTGATGTTAAAACAGGTCAAAAAACCTATTTAACCCAAGGGTTTGACCAAAATGTTGATCAATACGTTTGGGGTGAAAATAATCAATCAATCTACTTTTCAAGCGGCATAAAAGGTACAAAGCAATTATACAAAATAAATGTTGGCACAAAGGAAATAACCCAAATTACAAAAGGGGTACATGATTATACTCTTTGTCAAAAACAAAAAGGTGTGTTAATTGGTCAGAAGATGAGCATGAGCAGGGCTCCAGAATTCTTTAAAATAGATGAAACTACTGGGACTGAAACTCAAATAACATTCACCAATAAAAATATCTACGATAATATTAAGATGGGCGAAGTTCAGGAGCGCTGGATTAAAACCACAGATGGTAAGGATATGCTTGCATGGGTTATTTTCCCTCCAAATTTCGATAAAACCAAGAAATACCCAACACTACTTTACTGCCAGGGCGGGCCACAAAGTACAGTTAGCCAATTCTGGAGTTTCCGTTGGAATCTTCAGATAATGGCCGCAAACGGTTACGTTATTGTTGCACCTAATCGTAGGGGAGTTCCATCGTTCGGACAGGCTTGGAATCTTCAAATTTCTGGTGATTATAGCGGACAAAATATTAAGGACTACCTGAGTGCAATTGATGATGTAAGAAAAGAACCTTGGGTTAATAACGATAAGCTAGGTTGCGTGGGAGCAAGCTATGGCGGATATTCGGCATTTTACCTAGCAGGTCATCATCAAAAAAGATTTAAGACTTTTATAGCCCATTGCGGGATGTACAACCTTGAGAGTTTCTATGGTGCTACCGAAGAAACCTTTTTCCCAAATAACGATCTTGGTGGACCATTCTGGGATAAGAATAATAAGATTGCTCAGAAATCATTTGAGAATTCGCCTCACAAGTTCATTCAAAATTGGGATACCCCAATTATGATAATAACTGGCGAAAGGGACTATAGGATTCCATATACAGAGAGTTTACAAGCATTTAATGCAGCACAGCTTCGAGGTATTCCAAGCAAACTTTTAGTATTCCCCAACGAGACTCATTTTGTTACAAAGCCTCAGAATGCAGTAGTATGGCAGCGTGAGTTTTTTGGTTGGTTGGATAAATGGTTGAAATAA
- the miaA gene encoding tRNA (adenosine(37)-N6)-dimethylallyltransferase MiaA, with the protein MKTSKYDLITILGPTASGKTQLAAYVAQKLNGEIISGDSRQVYRGMNLGTGKDYQDYTVNNINIPYHLIDIVDAGTKYNVYEFQKDFFRVYNEIKSRGNIPILCGGSGLYIESVIKGYKLIAVPDNTELRLIMKGKSDDELIKQLSSYKKLHNETDTTNRKRLERAIEIEEYYANNDVDESPLPKLNNIIFGVRYSRNNERNRISCRLKQRLKDGMVDEVKALLDSGIKAEDLIYYGLEYKYLTQHILGEISWDEMFIQLNNAIAQFAKRQMTWFRRMERNGIDIKWIQGNLPIAEKLNIVLNLINMSST; encoded by the coding sequence ATGAAAACCTCAAAATACGATTTGATTACTATATTGGGCCCTACCGCAAGTGGAAAAACCCAACTAGCTGCTTATGTGGCTCAAAAACTCAATGGCGAGATTATAAGCGGAGATTCACGGCAAGTCTATAGAGGAATGAATCTTGGTACAGGAAAGGATTATCAGGATTATACGGTAAACAATATCAATATACCTTACCATTTAATTGATATTGTAGATGCTGGCACTAAGTATAATGTTTATGAGTTTCAGAAAGATTTTTTTAGAGTTTACAACGAAATTAAGTCAAGGGGGAATATTCCAATACTTTGTGGCGGTAGCGGTCTTTATATCGAATCTGTAATTAAGGGCTATAAACTGATTGCCGTACCTGATAACACAGAACTAAGGCTTATTATGAAAGGCAAAAGCGATGATGAGCTGATAAAGCAGCTATCATCGTATAAAAAACTACACAACGAAACGGATACAACTAATCGGAAAAGACTCGAAAGGGCTATTGAGATTGAGGAATATTATGCTAACAATGATGTTGATGAATCGCCCTTGCCGAAATTAAATAATATAATATTTGGTGTTAGATATAGCCGAAATAACGAGAGGAACAGGATATCGTGCCGACTAAAGCAGCGATTAAAGGATGGAATGGTTGATGAGGTTAAGGCTCTCCTAGATTCAGGTATTAAAGCCGAAGATTTAATTTACTATGGTTTGGAGTACAAATATCTTACTCAACACATACTTGGAGAAATTAGCTGGGATGAAATGTTTATTCAATTAAATAACGCAATTGCGCAGTTTGCTAAACGTCAGATGACTTGGTTTAGGAGAATGGAACGAAATGGGATTGATATTAAATGGATCCAAGGGAATTTGCCCATAGCCGAAAAATTAAATATAGTCTTGAATCTAATTAACATGAGTTCGACGTAA
- the smpB gene encoding SsrA-binding protein SmpB: protein MYSNPQVKNKKAYFEFEIIEKYIAGIVLTGTEIKSIRLGKANFLDAYCHFVNGELWVKGLNIAEYDWGTYNNHDPRQERKLLLNRKELIKLSRQSNEKGLTIVALKLFVNDKGYAKIEIAVARGKKTHDKRETIKQNDAKREIDRYSKR from the coding sequence ATGTATAGCAACCCACAGGTAAAGAACAAAAAAGCCTACTTTGAGTTCGAGATTATCGAAAAATATATTGCGGGTATTGTACTTACTGGAACTGAGATAAAATCAATAAGATTAGGCAAAGCCAATTTTCTTGATGCTTACTGCCATTTTGTTAACGGGGAGCTTTGGGTAAAAGGATTAAATATTGCTGAATATGATTGGGGTACATACAATAATCACGATCCCAGGCAAGAGCGTAAACTTCTGCTCAATCGTAAAGAACTCATTAAACTTTCGCGTCAATCCAACGAAAAAGGGCTTACAATAGTAGCATTAAAGCTATTTGTTAACGATAAAGGCTACGCCAAAATTGAAATAGCTGTAGCTCGTGGTAAGAAAACTCACGATAAACGTGAAACCATTAAGCAAAATGATGCAAAAAGGGAAATTGATCGGTATTCAAAACGTTAA